The proteins below are encoded in one region of Flavobacterium sp. IMCC34852:
- a CDS encoding ferritin, whose protein sequence is MLQSNIEKALNNQIRIEAESSQIYLSMACWAEVQGLEGVAQFMFAQSDEERQHMLKLVKYVNERGSHAEITELKAPKTKFGTFKEMFEELYQHELFVSNSINELVHITLGEKDYATHNFLQWYVAEQIEEEAQAKTILDKINLIGEDRGGLYLFDRDIQQLVVTSSVSLNTKP, encoded by the coding sequence ATGTTACAATCAAATATCGAAAAAGCTTTAAACAATCAAATTCGCATTGAAGCGGAGTCTTCTCAAATTTATTTATCAATGGCTTGTTGGGCAGAAGTACAAGGGTTGGAAGGTGTAGCGCAATTCATGTTTGCCCAATCGGATGAGGAACGCCAACACATGTTAAAACTCGTTAAATACGTTAACGAAAGAGGTTCGCATGCCGAAATCACCGAACTAAAAGCGCCAAAAACAAAATTCGGAACCTTCAAAGAAATGTTTGAAGAATTGTACCAACATGAATTGTTTGTGTCTAATTCTATCAACGAATTGGTTCATATAACATTGGGTGAAAAAGATTATGCTACCCACAATTTCTTGCAATGGTATGTAGCCGAACAAATAGAAGAAGAAGCGCAGGCTAAGACTATCTTAGACAAAATCAATTTGATTGGAGAAGACCGTGGTGGTTTGTATTTGTTTGACCGTGACATTCAGCAATTGGTGGTTACCAGCTCAGTTTCATTGAACACCAAACCATAA
- a CDS encoding SDR family oxidoreductase: MKNISILGCGWLGLPLAKSLIAKGFSVKGSTTSLEKISLLQNAGINPFLLTLSEEEISGNMDSFLSDSDILIIDIPPKLRGNSGENFVAKIEQIIPFIEKSTVNKVLFVSSTSVYADDNSVITEATQPQPDTESGKQIKEAEQLLQSNANFKTTVIRFGGLIGEDRHPIRFLAGRQQLENPDGPINLIHQTDCIGIIDRIIARDCFGETFNAVAPFHPTRKNYYTQKAKALGLSLPEFDHSKTSVGKTILSDKIETFLGYEFQNKIL, translated from the coding sequence ATGAAAAATATCAGTATTTTAGGTTGTGGTTGGCTGGGATTGCCTTTGGCCAAATCGTTGATAGCAAAAGGATTTTCGGTAAAAGGTTCGACTACTTCTTTGGAGAAAATTTCGCTCTTGCAAAATGCCGGGATTAACCCTTTCCTGTTGACTTTATCAGAAGAGGAAATTAGCGGCAATATGGATTCTTTTCTATCCGATTCTGATATTTTAATCATTGATATTCCGCCTAAACTGAGGGGAAATTCCGGTGAAAATTTCGTGGCCAAAATTGAACAGATTATTCCGTTTATAGAAAAATCAACCGTGAATAAAGTCCTTTTTGTGAGTTCGACTTCGGTCTATGCCGATGACAATTCCGTCATCACTGAAGCAACTCAACCTCAGCCCGATACCGAGAGTGGTAAACAAATAAAGGAAGCGGAACAACTTTTGCAAAGCAATGCCAACTTCAAAACCACTGTGATTCGCTTTGGTGGATTGATTGGGGAAGACCGACATCCTATTCGTTTTTTGGCCGGAAGACAGCAATTAGAAAATCCCGATGGCCCGATTAACTTGATTCATCAAACGGATTGTATCGGAATTATTGACCGTATCATTGCACGAGACTGTTTTGGAGAAACCTTTAATGCGGTTGCCCCATTTCATCCGACCAGAAAAAACTATTATACTCAAAAAGCAAAAGCATTAGGGTTATCCTTGCCGGAGTTTGACCATAGCAAAACTTCGGTTGGTAAAACGATTTTGAGTGATAAGATTGAAACTTTTTTAGGCTACGAATTTCAAAACAAAATTTTATGA
- a CDS encoding chloramphenicol acetyltransferase: MKHKLDLDTWNRKEHFLFFKQMEEPFFGITARVDCSKAYAKSKELGVSFFTYYLHKTLTAVNAVENFRYRIIDDEVYVFDQIDASATILREDKTFGFSLMEYDQDLAVFAEITRKEIARIQNTSGLITRDFEINLIHFSAVPWVDFSSYSHARSFSWPDSCPKISYGKMVEENGKKTMAISVHVHHGLVDGYHVSQFLTLLQELLNE; the protein is encoded by the coding sequence GTGAAGCATAAATTAGATTTGGACACTTGGAACAGAAAGGAACATTTCCTGTTTTTCAAGCAAATGGAAGAGCCGTTTTTTGGTATTACTGCCCGAGTAGATTGTAGCAAAGCTTATGCAAAATCGAAAGAATTGGGCGTTTCATTTTTTACTTATTATTTACACAAAACCTTAACGGCAGTCAATGCCGTGGAGAATTTTCGTTACCGAATAATTGATGATGAAGTGTATGTTTTTGACCAAATTGACGCCTCGGCTACTATTTTACGTGAGGACAAAACTTTTGGTTTTTCTTTGATGGAATACGACCAAGATTTGGCTGTCTTTGCTGAAATCACACGAAAAGAAATTGCTCGAATACAAAATACTTCCGGGTTAATTACTCGAGATTTCGAAATCAATTTGATTCATTTTTCAGCAGTACCATGGGTAGATTTTTCGTCTTATTCGCATGCAAGAAGTTTTAGCTGGCCGGATAGTTGTCCGAAAATATCTTATGGCAAAATGGTTGAAGAAAACGGTAAAAAAACCATGGCCATTTCAGTTCATGTACATCACGGATTGGTTGACGGCTATCATGTTAGCCAATTTTTAACTTTACTGCAAGAGTTGTTAAACGAATAA
- a CDS encoding M13 family metallopeptidase produces the protein MKINTLSKACLSFFLLAGAFQMQAQKKPGIDLSLMDKTVRPNDNFFNFVNGTWVKNTEIPADRTRWGSFDELRQKTDTDALAILNEASQNPAYKSNTDQGKAINLYKTIMDTVARDKAGIAPLKPYLEKINKVKTVADLQKLMIEMSSKGGIGFFGVGVGTDAKNSNRNVVNVVPGSLGLPDRDYYVSDDKDSREKREKYVGHVARMLTFLGEKPEAAKENAKRILELEIDMSKPRLDRVERRDRRKTYNPMTVADLQKLTPAINWEAYITGIGLPKVDSVIVSQPRYMEALQGIFTQNKVEDWKAYMRWTLLNDAANKLSPTIEKANWEFYSKTLSGAIKQRPLNERALQVINGATGEALGKLYVEKMFPEEAKQKATEMIKYVIMAYEKRINNLVWMSPETKDKAIEKLNSMTIKIGYPDKWKDYSALTIKSPAEGGTYFDNAMSISNWNFKRNIDKLGKPVDKVEWSMSPQTVNAYYNPSNNEIVFPAGILQPPFYDYKADEAVNYGGIGAVIGHEISHGFDDSGSRYNAQGNLVNWWTEEDLKQFTELGTDLANQYSALEPLPGIKVDGKFTLGENIGDLGGINAAYDGLQLYLKDHGNPGLIDGYTPEQRLFISWATIWRSKMRDEAIKNQVKTDPHTPGMYRAYVPLLNLETFHKAFNIKPGDGMYLEPNKRVKIW, from the coding sequence ATGAAAATAAACACACTTTCAAAAGCTTGCTTGTCATTCTTCTTGCTGGCAGGAGCCTTTCAAATGCAGGCACAAAAAAAACCCGGAATTGACCTGTCATTAATGGATAAAACGGTCAGGCCCAATGATAATTTCTTCAATTTTGTAAACGGAACTTGGGTTAAAAATACCGAAATTCCTGCCGATAGAACCCGTTGGGGAAGTTTTGATGAATTGCGTCAAAAAACCGATACCGATGCTTTGGCTATTCTTAATGAAGCTTCCCAAAATCCTGCATACAAATCCAATACAGACCAAGGGAAAGCCATCAATCTTTATAAGACAATTATGGATACCGTTGCTCGAGACAAAGCCGGAATTGCACCACTGAAGCCTTATTTAGAGAAAATCAACAAAGTTAAAACGGTAGCCGATTTACAGAAATTAATGATTGAAATGTCGTCGAAAGGCGGTATAGGTTTTTTTGGCGTAGGTGTAGGAACTGATGCTAAAAACAGCAACAGAAATGTGGTGAATGTTGTTCCGGGTTCTTTGGGATTGCCCGACAGAGATTATTATGTGTCCGATGATAAAGATTCTAGAGAAAAAAGAGAGAAATATGTTGGTCATGTCGCTCGAATGCTAACTTTCTTGGGTGAAAAACCTGAAGCAGCTAAAGAAAATGCCAAAAGAATATTGGAATTGGAAATAGACATGTCAAAACCTAGGTTAGACCGAGTAGAAAGAAGAGACCGCAGAAAAACATACAATCCAATGACGGTTGCCGATTTGCAAAAGTTAACACCGGCCATCAATTGGGAAGCTTACATTACCGGAATTGGTTTGCCGAAAGTAGATTCTGTTATTGTGTCCCAACCAAGATATATGGAAGCTCTGCAAGGGATTTTTACCCAAAACAAAGTAGAAGATTGGAAAGCTTACATGCGCTGGACATTGTTAAATGATGCGGCCAATAAATTATCACCCACGATTGAAAAAGCCAATTGGGAGTTTTACAGCAAAACTTTGAGCGGTGCTATCAAACAAAGACCTTTGAATGAAAGAGCTCTTCAGGTAATTAATGGCGCTACCGGAGAAGCCTTAGGGAAATTGTATGTAGAAAAAATGTTCCCGGAAGAAGCCAAGCAAAAAGCCACGGAGATGATCAAATACGTGATTATGGCATACGAAAAGCGCATCAACAACTTAGTTTGGATGTCACCTGAAACCAAAGATAAAGCTATTGAAAAATTAAACAGCATGACCATTAAAATTGGTTATCCGGATAAGTGGAAAGATTATTCGGCTTTAACCATCAAAAGTCCGGCAGAAGGCGGAACTTATTTTGACAATGCCATGAGTATTTCCAATTGGAATTTCAAAAGAAATATAGATAAATTAGGTAAACCGGTAGATAAAGTTGAATGGAGCATGTCGCCTCAAACAGTCAATGCTTATTACAATCCGTCTAATAATGAGATTGTTTTTCCGGCAGGAATATTGCAACCGCCGTTTTATGATTACAAAGCGGATGAAGCGGTTAATTACGGTGGTATCGGAGCGGTTATCGGTCATGAAATTTCACACGGTTTTGACGATTCGGGCTCGAGATACAATGCTCAAGGAAATTTAGTGAACTGGTGGACAGAGGAAGATTTGAAGCAGTTTACCGAATTGGGAACCGACTTAGCCAATCAATATTCTGCTTTGGAACCATTGCCGGGTATTAAAGTGGACGGAAAATTTACCTTGGGTGAAAATATCGGAGATTTAGGCGGAATCAATGCCGCTTACGATGGATTGCAATTGTATTTAAAAGATCATGGCAATCCAGGTTTGATTGACGGTTATACACCCGAACAACGTTTGTTTATCTCTTGGGCTACCATTTGGAGAAGTAAAATGCGTGACGAAGCCATTAAAAATCAAGTAAAAACGGACCCACATACACCGGGAATGTACAGAGCTTACGTTCCGTTATTAAATTTAGAAACCTTTCACAAAGCATTCAACATCAAACCCGGAGACGGAATGTACCTCGAGCCGAATAAAAGGGTGAAAATCTGGTAA
- a CDS encoding M28 family peptidase, with amino-acid sequence MKNNQPSLLSFLFVVAIISGVFYFMMPQSYDQTEAPLSEFSTQRALQTVKAMSAKPHYVGSKNHEVVGQYLQKELRNLGLQTSVQEGFTMTEKGTLVKSKNILAKIKGSANSKSLLLLSHYDSAPHSFSHGASDDATGVATIIESVRAFLHNKTTPKNDIIILFSDAEELGLNGAALFVTQHQWAKEVGLVLNFEARGSSGPSYMLMETNDGNAKMVEAFEDGGATYPASNSLMYSIYKMLPNDTDLTVFREEGKIQGFNFAFIDGHYDYHTAQDKFEHLDPKTLAHQGTYLYPLLNHFANADLKNLNSTDDKVYFSIPFGFLSYPFGWIMPMVIIGFGLVLLFMFIGMGKHVLRIDEIIKGFIPLLASLITVGLLTYVGWKLFLNFYPEYQDILQGFTYNGHDYIYAFVSLALAVCFLFYHNNGKRNPEMNQMIAPLFVWLLINIGIALRLPGAGFLIIPVLSSALMLGVFVLTQKSNWFLNVVLAIPTLLIVVPFIQMFPIGLGLKILFGSAILTVLTFTLLLPIFGSFPRKRLWSLAFFLLSVGLFIKAHQGSGYTYGKAKPNSLVYILDADQNKAHWATYDVNLDEWTKGYLGDNPKSGAPLNINKMYSKYGSVFTFSATAPVKNIAKPTIDFLVDSVRGNQHLYHIKITPNRKVNRYDLFNNKNIAIANFKANGVKSIDFNSNISGKSGGKLLTYYVVDNTPLELEFSIPANQKLDLNLVESSFDLMTNPLFSMAKRKTWMIPTPFVLNDAVIIRQKVKASVAEGQTPIFPSGLTKEKDSLTVAVDSLSR; translated from the coding sequence ATGAAAAACAACCAACCATCACTATTAAGTTTTTTGTTTGTCGTAGCCATCATATCGGGTGTGTTTTATTTTATGATGCCCCAAAGTTACGACCAAACCGAAGCGCCACTTTCTGAGTTCTCTACCCAAAGAGCATTGCAGACAGTCAAAGCTATGTCGGCCAAACCACATTATGTTGGCTCCAAAAATCACGAAGTTGTGGGCCAATATTTGCAAAAAGAGTTGCGAAATTTAGGGTTACAAACTTCAGTTCAGGAAGGTTTTACAATGACTGAAAAAGGAACTTTGGTTAAATCAAAAAACATTTTGGCCAAAATAAAAGGCTCTGCCAATTCTAAATCACTTTTACTGCTTTCTCATTACGACAGTGCTCCGCATTCGTTTTCACATGGCGCCAGCGATGATGCTACGGGTGTGGCAACCATAATAGAAAGTGTTCGCGCTTTTTTACACAACAAAACAACACCTAAAAACGACATCATCATCCTTTTTAGCGATGCGGAAGAATTGGGACTGAATGGTGCCGCTCTTTTTGTAACCCAACACCAATGGGCTAAAGAAGTGGGTTTAGTCTTAAATTTTGAAGCCAGAGGAAGTTCGGGACCGAGTTATATGCTAATGGAAACCAATGACGGTAATGCCAAAATGGTGGAAGCTTTCGAAGATGGCGGCGCAACCTATCCGGCGTCCAATTCGTTGATGTACAGCATTTATAAAATGTTGCCCAATGATACCGACTTGACTGTTTTTAGAGAAGAAGGAAAAATTCAAGGCTTTAATTTTGCTTTTATTGACGGACATTATGACTATCATACTGCGCAAGATAAATTTGAGCATTTAGACCCGAAAACTTTAGCACATCAAGGTACTTATTTGTATCCGTTGCTGAATCATTTTGCGAATGCTGATTTGAAAAACTTAAATTCAACTGATGACAAAGTCTATTTTAGTATTCCTTTTGGGTTTTTGAGTTATCCTTTTGGTTGGATTATGCCGATGGTGATTATCGGGTTTGGCTTGGTTTTATTGTTTATGTTTATTGGCATGGGCAAACACGTTTTGAGGATTGATGAAATCATAAAAGGATTTATTCCGCTTTTGGCTTCCCTGATTACTGTTGGTTTGTTGACCTATGTTGGTTGGAAATTATTCCTCAATTTTTATCCCGAATACCAAGATATTCTTCAAGGATTTACTTATAACGGTCATGATTATATTTACGCTTTTGTAAGTTTGGCTTTGGCTGTTTGTTTTTTATTTTATCACAACAACGGCAAACGCAATCCCGAAATGAACCAAATGATTGCGCCATTATTTGTTTGGCTTTTAATCAATATCGGGATCGCTCTACGATTACCCGGAGCCGGATTCCTGATAATTCCGGTGCTTTCGAGCGCTTTGATGTTGGGTGTTTTTGTGTTGACACAAAAATCTAATTGGTTTCTCAATGTGGTTTTGGCTATTCCAACATTACTCATTGTTGTGCCGTTTATCCAAATGTTTCCAATTGGGTTAGGACTCAAAATTCTCTTTGGCAGTGCTATTTTAACTGTGCTAACTTTTACTTTGTTGTTGCCTATTTTTGGTTCGTTTCCACGAAAAAGACTCTGGTCTCTGGCTTTCTTTTTATTGTCAGTCGGATTGTTTATAAAAGCCCATCAAGGTTCGGGTTATACTTATGGCAAAGCCAAACCCAACAGCTTGGTTTATATTTTAGATGCTGATCAAAACAAAGCACATTGGGCTACTTATGATGTCAATTTAGACGAATGGACCAAAGGTTATTTAGGGGATAACCCTAAAAGCGGCGCACCGTTAAACATCAATAAAATGTATAGCAAATACGGTTCTGTATTTACTTTTTCGGCAACCGCACCGGTGAAAAATATTGCCAAACCGACTATTGACTTTTTGGTCGATTCCGTTAGAGGAAACCAACATTTGTATCACATTAAAATCACGCCGAACCGGAAAGTAAATCGCTATGACCTTTTCAATAATAAAAACATTGCTATAGCTAATTTCAAAGCCAATGGCGTAAAATCAATTGATTTCAATAGTAACATTTCGGGTAAATCCGGTGGCAAACTATTGACTTATTATGTAGTAGATAATACCCCTTTAGAATTAGAATTTTCCATTCCTGCCAATCAAAAATTAGATTTGAATTTGGTGGAAAGTTCCTTTGATTTGATGACCAATCCGTTGTTTTCCATGGCCAAGAGAAAAACTTGGATGATTCCTACGCCTTTTGTGTTGAATGATGCGGTAATTATAAGACAAAAAGTGAAAGCTTCGGTTGCAGAAGGCCAAACACCAATTTTTCCAAGCGGCCTGACTAAGGAAAAAGATAGTTTGACCGTGGCTGTTGACAGTTTAAGCCGATGA
- the feoB gene encoding ferrous iron transport protein B has product MSIQNITVALIGNPNTGKTSVFNQLTGLNQQVGNYPGITVEKKLGFCKLANNIKANILDLPGTYSLNASSIDENVVIELLLNKNDKLFPDVVVVVTDVENLKRNLLLFTQIKDLEIPTILVINMSDRMKAKGITLDLPYLEEQLKTKIVLVSTRKGIGIDELKNTIVEYKNLSTEPCLNASSIDVEYFDKLRNAFPNQLLYKLWLVITQDVNFLNLERKEIQSSFAKSHSDLKRLQQKETIKRYQFINDTLKIGQHIDTANASDLRSKLDKVLTHKIFGYAIFFGILLLIFQSIFDWSSIPMEFIDSTFANLANYAKNHLPAGELTNLISEGIIPGIGGIVIFIPQIAFLFLFISMLEESGYMSRVVFLMDKIMRRYGLSGKSVVPLISGTACAIPAIMSARNIENWKERLITILVTPFITCSARLPVYAILISLIIPEKRLLGVFSLQGLTLMTLYLLGFGMAIFSAYLLNTILKLKTKSYFVVEMPNYKLPLFKNVAINVIEKTKSFVFGAGKIILALSVILWFLGSHGPAKGFDNAESIVIKKVKMENRLDDADYVNDQISSHKLENSYIGIMGKSIEPIIQPLGYDWKIGIAVVSSFAAREVFVGTLATIYSVGSHSEEETTIKNRMAAEVHPDGKKVFNFATGVSLLLFYAFAMQCISTLAIVKKETNSWKWPLVQLVFMSGFAYLSALIAYQLLK; this is encoded by the coding sequence ATGAGCATCCAAAACATCACCGTAGCGCTTATTGGAAACCCTAACACCGGAAAAACTTCGGTGTTCAATCAGCTCACCGGATTGAACCAACAGGTTGGAAATTATCCCGGCATTACGGTTGAAAAAAAACTCGGTTTCTGTAAATTGGCCAATAACATCAAGGCCAACATTCTTGATTTACCGGGAACTTACAGTTTGAATGCCAGTTCGATTGATGAGAATGTAGTTATTGAATTATTGCTCAACAAAAACGACAAACTTTTCCCTGATGTTGTAGTAGTAGTTACTGATGTGGAAAACTTAAAGCGAAACCTTTTGCTTTTCACCCAAATCAAAGATCTTGAAATTCCAACCATTTTGGTCATCAATATGTCTGACCGAATGAAAGCAAAAGGCATCACGCTCGACTTGCCTTATCTGGAAGAACAATTAAAAACCAAAATCGTTTTGGTCAGCACCCGAAAAGGCATTGGCATAGACGAACTGAAAAATACCATCGTTGAGTATAAAAATCTTTCTACTGAGCCTTGTTTGAACGCTTCTAGTATTGATGTTGAGTACTTTGACAAACTCAGAAATGCTTTCCCCAATCAGTTGTTGTACAAACTTTGGTTGGTGATTACCCAGGATGTGAATTTCTTAAATTTGGAACGAAAAGAAATCCAAAGTTCCTTTGCCAAATCGCATTCCGATTTAAAACGATTACAGCAAAAAGAGACCATCAAACGCTATCAGTTTATCAATGACACCCTGAAAATAGGCCAACATATTGATACCGCAAATGCTTCTGATTTGCGATCTAAGTTGGATAAAGTTTTAACCCACAAGATTTTTGGTTACGCCATTTTCTTTGGGATTTTATTGCTCATTTTCCAATCGATTTTTGATTGGTCGAGTATTCCGATGGAGTTTATAGACAGCACTTTTGCCAATTTGGCCAACTATGCTAAAAACCATTTGCCTGCCGGAGAATTAACCAATTTAATCAGCGAAGGAATTATACCCGGCATTGGCGGTATCGTAATTTTTATTCCGCAAATTGCTTTTTTGTTTCTTTTTATTTCCATGCTGGAAGAAAGCGGTTATATGAGCCGAGTGGTTTTTTTAATGGACAAAATCATGCGTCGTTACGGTCTTTCCGGAAAAAGCGTTGTGCCTTTAATTTCGGGAACGGCTTGTGCGATACCGGCGATTATGAGTGCTCGAAATATTGAAAACTGGAAAGAGCGATTGATTACTATACTGGTTACGCCATTTATCACTTGTTCGGCTCGTTTACCGGTTTATGCCATATTAATCTCCCTAATCATTCCCGAAAAAAGATTGCTTGGTGTTTTCAGTTTACAAGGTTTAACCTTGATGACCTTGTATCTTTTAGGTTTTGGAATGGCCATTTTCTCAGCTTATCTTTTGAATACCATTTTAAAGCTAAAAACCAAATCTTATTTTGTGGTAGAAATGCCCAATTACAAACTACCGCTTTTCAAAAATGTAGCCATTAATGTAATTGAAAAAACCAAATCGTTTGTCTTTGGTGCCGGAAAAATCATTTTAGCTTTGTCTGTTATTCTTTGGTTTTTAGGTTCACACGGACCGGCAAAAGGATTTGATAATGCCGAAAGCATCGTCATCAAAAAAGTAAAAATGGAAAATCGTTTGGATGATGCCGATTATGTCAATGACCAAATCAGTTCTCATAAATTGGAAAACTCTTACATTGGAATTATGGGGAAATCTATCGAACCGATAATACAACCTTTAGGTTACGATTGGAAAATAGGCATTGCCGTGGTGAGTTCGTTTGCCGCTCGTGAAGTTTTTGTGGGAACTTTGGCAACAATTTACAGTGTAGGAAGCCACAGCGAGGAAGAAACCACAATTAAAAACCGCATGGCTGCTGAAGTTCACCCTGATGGTAAAAAGGTTTTTAATTTTGCTACCGGTGTTTCGCTATTGTTGTTTTATGCTTTCGCGATGCAATGTATCAGTACTTTGGCGATTGTAAAAAAAGAAACCAACAGCTGGAAATGGCCTTTAGTGCAATTGGTTTTTATGAGTGGATTTGCTTATTTGTCTGCCTTGATTGCTTACCAACTTTTAAAATAA
- a CDS encoding FeoA family protein codes for MKTTVDLLKIGDKAVITHVDLDKIPLKLLEMGCLPNNDLEIVQIAPLGDPIYLNVNNGSHLAIRKETAHEIEVEIREK; via the coding sequence TTGAAAACTACCGTTGATTTATTAAAAATTGGAGACAAAGCCGTAATCACTCATGTTGATTTGGATAAAATTCCGCTCAAACTTTTAGAAATGGGTTGTTTACCTAACAATGATTTAGAGATTGTTCAAATTGCACCGCTTGGTGATCCTATTTATTTGAATGTAAACAATGGTTCTCATTTGGCCATCAGAAAAGAAACGGCTCATGAAATTGAAGTCGAAATCCGTGAGAAATAA
- a CDS encoding SCO family protein — protein sequence MLALLKKYRIFIGTFLLFSVITVSLFYNVLKPGKTLPIYNPADVNPELVDSTVQYIEKYHTIADFSFTNQNGKTITQKDYEGKIYVADFFFTTCGSICPVMSKNMIDVQNAFLSNPKVMILSHTVTPEIDSVPVLKKYALKEGVIDTKWNLVTGDKKDIYRMARKSYLAVKLGKPEELYDMVHTENFVLVDADKHVRGFYDGTKKEEVQKLIEDIKWLLTEDKN from the coding sequence ATGCTGGCTTTACTCAAAAAATACAGAATCTTTATTGGCACTTTCCTTCTTTTTTCTGTCATCACAGTTTCTTTATTTTACAATGTTTTGAAACCGGGGAAAACGCTTCCGATATACAATCCGGCTGATGTCAATCCGGAATTGGTAGACAGTACGGTGCAATATATTGAAAAATATCATACCATAGCCGACTTTTCGTTTACCAATCAAAACGGCAAAACCATTACCCAAAAAGATTATGAAGGCAAAATTTACGTCGCCGATTTTTTCTTTACCACTTGTGGTTCCATTTGTCCGGTAATGAGCAAAAATATGATTGACGTACAAAACGCCTTTTTAAGCAATCCTAAGGTAATGATATTGTCCCATACAGTAACCCCTGAAATTGACAGTGTTCCGGTTTTGAAAAAATATGCGCTGAAAGAAGGTGTAATTGACACCAAATGGAACTTGGTTACCGGAGACAAAAAAGACATTTACCGCATGGCCCGAAAGTCGTATTTGGCGGTAAAATTGGGCAAACCTGAAGAACTATATGACATGGTGCATACCGAAAACTTTGTTCTGGTGGACGCCGACAAACATGTACGCGGTTTTTATGACGGCACCAAAAAAGAAGAAGTCCAAAAACTTATCGAGGACATTAAGTGGTTGTTAACAGAAGATAAAAATTAG
- a CDS encoding single-stranded DNA-binding protein — translation MNAMKNRVQLIGHVGQEPEVKAFDGGKKVANITIATNDYYTNDKGEKVENTEWHKVVAWGKTAEIIEKYVTKGKEIAIDGKLTHRSYDDKDGTKRYVTEVVVNDILLLGK, via the coding sequence ATGAATGCCATGAAAAACAGAGTACAATTAATCGGACACGTTGGCCAAGAGCCGGAAGTAAAAGCCTTTGACGGAGGGAAAAAAGTAGCCAATATCACCATCGCTACTAACGATTATTACACCAACGATAAAGGTGAAAAAGTTGAAAATACCGAATGGCACAAAGTTGTTGCTTGGGGAAAAACGGCAGAAATCATTGAAAAGTATGTCACCAAAGGCAAAGAGATTGCCATAGATGGTAAATTAACCCACAGAAGTTACGACGATAAAGACGGTACTAAACGTTACGTGACTGAAGTGGTTGTCAATGACATTTTGTTGTTAGGTAAATAA
- a CDS encoding CBU_0592 family membrane protein, protein MNTNDLIGTIGVGLILLAYFLNIFSWIKKEGVLFYVMNIVGASIACFASILISFWPFIILEGTWAIVSVIGLMKSIKKPQA, encoded by the coding sequence ATGAATACCAATGACCTCATCGGAACCATCGGAGTCGGATTAATCCTTCTCGCCTACTTTTTAAATATCTTTTCCTGGATTAAAAAAGAAGGGGTTTTGTTTTATGTTATGAATATCGTTGGTGCAAGTATTGCTTGTTTTGCTTCTATCCTGATAAGCTTTTGGCCCTTCATCATTCTCGAAGGGACTTGGGCAATTGTTAGTGTTATCGGCTTGATGAAAAGCATAAAAAAACCCCAAGCTTAA
- a CDS encoding HRDC domain-containing protein — protein sequence MNIKVFNIRLAKEFFQEDQAKMNAFLDSVEVKLASANFVTTGSVDFWSATVFYLPKKVKSTKPDKPTLAGELSSKENEIFNALRVWRNDLAQKLDRPSYTICHNSHLIAVAKSNPQTLEDLEGVSGFGKIRAEKYGEDILAVLNAL from the coding sequence ATGAACATCAAAGTGTTTAACATACGATTGGCCAAAGAATTCTTTCAAGAAGATCAAGCCAAGATGAATGCGTTTTTAGACAGTGTTGAGGTTAAACTAGCCTCGGCCAATTTTGTCACTACCGGTTCGGTTGACTTTTGGTCGGCAACAGTGTTTTATTTGCCCAAGAAAGTTAAAAGTACAAAACCGGATAAGCCAACTTTAGCGGGAGAACTTTCCTCTAAGGAAAATGAAATTTTTAACGCTTTGCGTGTCTGGCGAAACGATTTGGCCCAAAAGTTAGATAGGCCTTCGTATACTATTTGTCATAATTCACATTTGATTGCGGTGGCTAAATCTAATCCGCAGACTTTGGAAGATTTGGAAGGCGTTTCCGGTTTTGGTAAAATAAGAGCAGAGAAATACGGAGAAGATATTTTGGCAGTATTGAATGCCCTATAG